The region AACGACTCGTCCATGAACAGGCGCATGTAGATCTGCGGGTCGGCCACCAGATACTTGCGCGTGGTGTCGAACCATGCGCTGAAAGCGGGCATCGTGGCCGGATTGCACACCGTGTCCAGGAACCCGATCTTGTCCACGCCGGGGTCGTAGGTCTGATTGCCGTTCGAATCCTCGAAGGCATAGATGCGGTAAGGTACCGGCTTGAGGTTTTCGGTGATGAATATTCCGTTGCTTTCAGCCCGTCCCACCACCTGCGGAGGCAGCCGGAGCAGGGTGGAGTCATAATCGGCGGTCATGCGGCTGCCGACCGAGTCGATCGTCGTGTCGTAGAAGAAGACGAAGGACTTGGCCACGCTGTCCTGCGAGTAACCGTCCACCGTGTAGCCCGACATCACCAGCGAGTCGATGCTTTTGCCCGTCGAGAAGACGTACCGGAATCCGTTGAGGGGATTGCCCTCGTTGTTGTCCGCCACGCTGCTGCCGAAGTTGAGGGCGTAGGTGGTGTTGGCCAGCAGGGAGTCCTTCAGGTCGATCTGGATGCCCCGTCCCCGCAGGGTGACCAGCGGTTTCTTGCCCATCTGGGGCGAAGTGTAGAACTCCTTCTGCTGGTCCTTGAGCTGGAGGTATTCGTTGAATTCGATGTAGATGCGCTTCTCCTTGAAGTCGAGCGCCCCGAATCCGGGTTTCATCTCGACCACCTGCGGCGGAAGCGTGTCGCGCGGTCCTCCCTGCGGCGACATGATGTTGGCGCAGCGGGCGAAGAGGCCCGTGCCGAAAAACAGGAGCACGGCCAGCTTCAGGATATGGTGGCGTATGTGGGACGGTCGTATCCGCATGGAAGTCTTCGATTGTCTGCGCAAAGATAACTAAATTTACCGAAAGTCGTTCCGGGCCCGGAATCCGCCGGAAGAAGGCTGCGGATTCCCTTCCGTGCCGCTCCCGTCCCCCTCTCCGGGTTGTTCGGGTTCTTCGGGCGGGGCAGGGGGCGTCTCGTTCACCATGAACCAGTTGGCCTCCTTGTAAAGGCTGTCCGTCCTCCACGGCCGGAACCGCATGCGGACGATCAGCTGCGGCAGGTTGGCGGGAATCTCCACCTGCCGCCAGGCATAGATGCGGTTGGGTACGTCGCATACCACGAGGATCGTCGGGTCGTTGCGCAGGGGGCCGATCTCCAGCACCCCCTCTTCGTTCTGTTCCGTTTTCACGTCGGCCTGCCGTTCCCCTTCCCTCCTGCGGGCGGTGAGGATGCCCGCCTCCGCATCTGCGTAGGAGGCGACGGCCCAGTCGGCCGTGTCGGCCGCGAAAGCGTAGGCGATAACCCCTTCGGCGATGGTCTCGGGACCCTTCTCTTCCGTCTGTACGTAGGGTGTGAGCCGGAAAACCAGTTCGGTGTTCACCTTCTTGCATCCCGGTGCGAAGGCCAGCATGAGGGCCAGTGCCGCCGCAGGGATCGGGCTTTTGGTCTGTTTCATTTCATGTCGTTTTTGTCGTTCCGGCCGGAATACACCTCGGCATAGGGCTCTTCCGGCAGCCGGCGGTGCAGCTCTTCCCGCAGCTCCCGCATCGTGCGCCCCAGTTTCGGGTGCCGGTATTCCGGCATCACCTGGCACAGGGGGGCCAGCGCGAATTCCCGCTCCTGCAGCCGGGGATGCGGCAGGGTCAGCCGCGGGCTCTCCTCGATCCGTTCGCCGTAGAACAGAATGTCTATGTCCATCGTCCGCGAAGCGTACCGCTCCCTTTTCCGTGAAACGGGGTTCACGCCGGAAAGTTGTTCCGCCCCGCCGCTTTTTTCCCGCTCCCGGCCCAGCTCCCGTTCGATCTGCTGCGTCCGTTCGAGCAGTTCTTCCGCTTCGAGCGGGGTATCTATCACCACCGCCTGGTTCAAAAAGCGTTCCGGAGCCGAAAATCCCCAGGCTCCGGTCTCTACGACCGACGAGAGCGCTTCGATCCGGCCCGCCCGTTCCGCGATCAGTCGCCGGGCCCTGCACAGGTTCTCTTCCCGGTCGCCCAGATTGCCTCCCGTCAGCAGCACCGCCCTCATAGCCGTACGATCAGTTTGCTCACCACCAGCGCGAAGTGGGCGAAAATCAGCTTCGGATTGCCGTTCTGGGCGATCTGGGCCGATGCCAGTTCCATTTCGCGTACCAGCGCTTCGATGTTGTGGTTGCCGATGAAGGGGGCGAATTTCCTGCAGAAGGCCAGTTCGTCGCCCCAAAGATAGGCGATTTCGCCCATGCCCGCATGGAGCATGTAGCTGTTGCGCAACAGCCGGACGGAGTTCTGGAGGAACCGTTTCTGCTCCTCGCGTCCCAGCGCGGCCACCGTTTCGGCCCATTCGAGCAGCTCCATGTGGCGGTCGTTGTAGCTGAGCCGCATGAGCTGGACGAAGAGGTCGAAATTCTCTTCGCTCGCTCCGTCCCGTCCTCCCTCGGCGAGCCGGGCCGCCTCCAGCACGTTGCCGCCCGAAAGCCGGGCGATCGTGGAGGCCTGTCCGGGCTCCATGCCGTATTTCCGGATCAGGTGACTTTCCAGGTCCGGCAGCCCGATGCGGGGTACGGCCACCTCCTGCGTGCGCGAGACGATCGTGGAGAG is a window of Gallalistipes aquisgranensis DNA encoding:
- the folK gene encoding 2-amino-4-hydroxy-6-hydroxymethyldihydropteridine diphosphokinase, which produces MRAVLLTGGNLGDREENLCRARRLIAERAGRIEALSSVVETGAWGFSAPERFLNQAVVIDTPLEAEELLERTQQIERELGREREKSGGAEQLSGVNPVSRKRERYASRTMDIDILFYGERIEESPRLTLPHPRLQEREFALAPLCQVMPEYRHPKLGRTMRELREELHRRLPEEPYAEVYSGRNDKNDMK